In a single window of the Acyrthosiphon pisum isolate AL4f chromosome X, pea_aphid_22Mar2018_4r6ur, whole genome shotgun sequence genome:
- the LOC107882361 gene encoding zinc finger protein 677-like, with protein MNGNTMSNLAGSQNTHTDERPYLCNVCDKSFTKKYNLTNHQRIHTGERPYLCNVCDKSFKQNKHLTVHQRIHTGERPHLCNVCDKSFIRKHNLTDHQRIHTGELPYLCNVCNKYFISSSSLSKHKLTHTNVRPYLCDLCDKSFKQNQHLTEHRRIHTGERPYLCNVCNKSFISSSGLSKHLLTHRNLRSYLCDLCDKSFTREYNLKKHQSRHTGNKRYPCDVCEKSYTQKCNFTKHREIRHMGGVLNPQDVCEILFDTIKTGPTSVDVNREDRYHI; from the coding sequence ATGAATGGCAATACAATGAGTAATCTTGCTGGTAGCCAAAATACACACACAGACGAGCGACCGTACCTGTGTAACGTATGTGACAAATCATTCACTAAAAAGTACAATCTGACCAATCACCAGCGGATACACACGGGTGAGCGACCATACCTGTGTAACGTATGTGACAAGtcattcaaacaaaataaacaccTGACCGTGCACCAGCGAATACACACGGGTGAGCGACCACACCTGTGTAATGTATGTGACAAGTCGTTCATAAGAAAGCACAATCTGACCGATCACCAGCGGATACACACGGGTGAGTTACCATACCTGTGTAACGTATGTAATAAGTATTTCATAAGTAGCAGTAGTCTATCAAAGCATAAGTTGACTCACACGAATGTGCGACCATATCTTTGTGACCTATGTGACAAGTCATTCAAACAAAATCAACACCTGACCGAACACCGGCGAATACACACAGGTGAGCGACCATACCTGTGTAACGTATGTAATAAGTCTTTCATAAGTAGCAGTGGTCTATCGAAGCACTTGTTAACTCACAGAAATTTGCGATCATACCTATGTGACCTATGTGACAAGTCATTCACACGAGAGTATAATCTGAAAAAACACCAGAGTCGGCACACCGGTAACAAACGATATCCGTGTGATGTATGTGAGAAATCGTAcacacaaaaatgtaattttacgaAGCATCGGGAGATACGTCATATGGGTGGGGTACTGAATCCGCAGGATGTATGTGAAATATTGTTTGATACTATCAAAACTGGCCCAACATCTGTGGACGTAAACCGGGAAGATAGGTAccatatctaa